Proteins found in one Seonamhaeicola sp. S2-3 genomic segment:
- the miaB gene encoding tRNA (N6-isopentenyl adenosine(37)-C2)-methylthiotransferase MiaB, with protein MEKIIDENKQGESLILEQKEGNKRKLFIESYGCQMNFSDSEIVASILADQGFNTTQNLEDADLVLVNTCSIRDKAEQTVRKRLEKYNAVKQQHNPHMKVGVLGCMAERLKSKFLEEEKIVDLVVGPDAYKDLPNLLAEVDEGREAINVILSKEETYGDVSPVRLNTNGVTAFVSITRGCDNMCTFCVVPFTRGRERSRDPQSIIEEVNDLWNRGYKEITLLGQNVDSYLWYGGGLKKDFDKASDLQKATAVNFAQLLAMCAEAQPKMRFRFSTSNPQDFTMDVIKTMAEHKNICNYIHLPVQSGSNRILKAMNRLHTREEYIELIDNIKGLIPDCAISQDMIAGFPTETEEDHQDTLSLMEYVKYDFGFMFAYSERPGTLAERKLEDDIPFDVKKRRLNEIIALQQKHSLLRTKAHVGKIEEVLIEKASKRSDAHWSGRNTQNTVVVFPKGNYKVGDFVNVKITDCTSATLIGEAVGYSENN; from the coding sequence ATGGAAAAGATAATAGACGAAAACAAGCAAGGAGAATCTTTAATTTTAGAGCAAAAAGAAGGCAACAAACGTAAGCTTTTTATTGAAAGCTATGGTTGCCAAATGAATTTCTCTGACAGTGAAATTGTAGCATCAATTTTAGCAGACCAAGGATTCAACACAACCCAAAACCTTGAAGATGCCGATTTGGTTTTAGTAAACACCTGCTCTATTAGAGATAAAGCAGAACAAACAGTACGCAAACGTTTAGAAAAATATAATGCTGTTAAACAACAACATAACCCACATATGAAAGTTGGTGTTTTAGGTTGTATGGCAGAACGCTTAAAAAGCAAATTTCTTGAAGAAGAAAAAATTGTAGACTTAGTTGTTGGACCAGATGCTTACAAAGATTTACCAAATCTTTTAGCTGAGGTTGATGAAGGAAGAGAAGCCATTAACGTTATCCTTTCAAAAGAAGAAACCTACGGAGATGTTTCTCCTGTACGTTTAAACACTAACGGTGTAACAGCATTTGTTTCTATAACCAGAGGCTGTGATAACATGTGTACCTTTTGTGTGGTACCATTTACCCGCGGACGCGAACGTAGTAGAGACCCACAAAGTATTATTGAAGAAGTAAACGATTTATGGAATAGGGGTTACAAAGAAATTACATTGCTAGGGCAAAATGTAGACAGTTACCTTTGGTATGGTGGCGGACTCAAAAAAGATTTTGACAAAGCCAGTGATTTACAAAAAGCTACTGCCGTAAATTTTGCTCAATTACTAGCAATGTGTGCAGAAGCACAACCTAAAATGCGTTTTCGCTTCTCTACATCAAACCCGCAAGATTTTACCATGGATGTTATTAAAACCATGGCAGAACATAAAAACATCTGTAATTATATTCATTTGCCTGTTCAAAGTGGTAGCAATCGTATTTTAAAAGCCATGAACCGTTTGCATACTCGCGAGGAATACATTGAATTAATAGACAATATAAAAGGTTTAATTCCAGATTGCGCCATAAGTCAGGATATGATTGCTGGTTTCCCCACAGAAACTGAAGAAGACCACCAAGACACCCTGAGTTTAATGGAGTATGTAAAATACGATTTCGGTTTTATGTTTGCCTATTCTGAAAGACCTGGCACCCTAGCAGAACGAAAATTAGAAGACGACATTCCTTTTGATGTAAAAAAGCGTCGTTTAAATGAAATTATTGCTTTACAACAAAAACACAGTTTATTACGCACTAAAGCCCATGTTGGTAAAATTGAAGAAGTATTAATTGAAAAAGCATCTAAACGTTCAGATGCACATTGGTCTGGTAGAAATACTCAAAATACGGTTGTAGTATTTCCTAAAGGTAATTATAAAGTAGGTGATTTTGTAAACGTAAAAATTACTGATTGTACCAGCGCTACACTTATTGGTGAAGCTGTTGGGTACTCAGAAAATAATTAA
- a CDS encoding sigma-54-dependent Fis family transcriptional regulator, protein MESIQAIKQRFGIIGNSPSLNRAIEKAIQVAPTDISVLVTGESGVGKESIPKIIHQLSHRKHNKYIAVNCGAIPEGTIDSELFGHEKGAFTGATQTRSGYFEVADGGTIFLDEVGELPLTTQVRLLRVLENGEFIKVGSSKVQKTNVRIVAATNVNMFEAIEKEKFREDLYYRLSTVEIHLPPLRERQEDIHLLFRKFASDFALKYKMPTIKLTDNAVQILTKYRWNGNVRQLRNIAEQLSVLEQNRTISAETLRSYLPTASNNLPAVVKTSKSESDFSSEREILYKVLFDMKNDLNDLKKLTMELMKSGNVKDVEKDHEHLIQKIYGDDKPEETSYNEPVQETEVLSIPELVTNNETAIKTQDKYHFAEEIEEEETLSLQDKELELIKKSLERHNGKRKLAAAELGISERTLYRKIKQYNL, encoded by the coding sequence ATGGAATCAATTCAAGCTATAAAACAACGTTTTGGTATTATTGGTAACTCACCATCGTTAAATCGTGCTATTGAAAAAGCCATTCAAGTAGCACCAACAGATATTTCGGTGTTAGTAACTGGTGAAAGCGGTGTTGGTAAAGAAAGTATTCCTAAAATAATACACCAATTATCACACAGAAAGCACAATAAATATATTGCTGTAAACTGTGGAGCCATTCCAGAAGGCACCATAGATAGTGAACTTTTTGGTCATGAAAAAGGCGCCTTTACAGGAGCCACACAAACCCGTAGTGGTTATTTTGAAGTAGCCGATGGCGGAACCATTTTTTTAGATGAAGTTGGAGAACTACCACTAACAACACAAGTACGGTTGCTACGTGTTTTAGAAAATGGCGAGTTTATAAAAGTAGGCTCTAGTAAGGTTCAAAAAACAAACGTACGTATTGTTGCTGCTACAAATGTTAACATGTTTGAAGCTATTGAAAAAGAAAAATTTAGAGAAGATTTATACTATCGCTTAAGCACTGTTGAAATTCACCTACCTCCGCTTCGAGAAAGACAAGAAGATATTCATTTGCTTTTTAGAAAATTTGCTAGTGATTTTGCTTTAAAATATAAAATGCCAACAATAAAATTAACAGATAATGCTGTTCAAATTTTAACAAAATATCGTTGGAATGGTAACGTTCGTCAACTTCGTAATATTGCCGAACAACTTTCTGTTTTAGAGCAAAACAGAACCATTTCTGCAGAGACACTTCGTAGTTATTTACCAACCGCAAGTAATAATTTACCTGCCGTGGTAAAAACATCAAAATCTGAAAGCGATTTTAGTAGTGAACGTGAAATTCTTTACAAAGTTTTATTCGATATGAAAAACGATTTAAACGACTTAAAGAAACTCACCATGGAACTTATGAAAAGTGGCAATGTAAAGGATGTTGAAAAAGACCACGAACACCTTATACAAAAAATTTATGGCGATGATAAACCAGAGGAAACCTCGTATAATGAACCCGTTCAAGAAACCGAAGTTTTATCTATTCCTGAGCTTGTAACAAACAACGAAACCGCCATAAAAACTCAAGATAAATATCATTTTGCTGAAGAAATAGAAGAAGAAGAAACCCTATCTTTACAAGACAAGGAATTAGAATTAATAAAAAAATCACTTGAACGTCATAACGGAAAACGTAAATTAGCTGCCGCAGAACTAGGAATTAGTGAACGTACTTTATACAGGAAGATTAAACAATATAATCTTTAA
- the lptE gene encoding LPS assembly lipoprotein LptE yields MKHLKYIFLALAFVTLTNCKVQYSFNPPTSIIAETYQVNQFENTALLFDATLARDFKLALEDLIQNQTNYRLVPSRGDLIYEGEITDYRISPTTSTSDNTAAQNRLTISVRLRFYNTNNEEDDLEQTFSFFYDFDASEQLVGSVKETAHEEILDRLTQDIFNATLARW; encoded by the coding sequence ATGAAACACTTAAAATATATTTTTTTAGCATTGGCATTTGTTACCTTAACAAATTGTAAAGTACAATACAGCTTTAATCCACCAACCTCTATAATTGCAGAAACATACCAAGTAAACCAATTTGAAAATACAGCTTTATTATTTGATGCAACTTTAGCAAGAGACTTTAAATTGGCTCTTGAAGACTTAATACAAAATCAAACAAACTATAGGTTGGTACCATCTAGAGGCGACTTAATTTATGAAGGTGAAATTACAGATTACAGAATTTCTCCAACAACCTCAACATCCGATAACACTGCTGCCCAAAACAGATTAACAATTTCTGTTAGACTTAGGTTTTACAATACAAATAATGAAGAAGATGATTTAGAGCAAACATTTTCTTTTTTCTATGATTTTGATGCCAGTGAGCAGTTAGTAGGCTCTGTAAAAGAAACAGCTCATGAAGAAATTTTAGACCGCTTAACACAAGACATATTTAACGCCACCTTAGCTAGGTGGTAA
- the secG gene encoding preprotein translocase subunit SecG, which produces MMSFTIFLVLIVVVAFLLIVVIMVQNPKGGGLSSSFGGGGTQQLGGVKKTTDFLDKSTWYLATFLLVLILASNVAINKGGDNVESKALDPDTQSTQPLPVPTQTDNSNTATDSTSAE; this is translated from the coding sequence ATAATGAGTTTTACAATATTTTTAGTATTAATTGTGGTAGTAGCATTTTTACTAATAGTAGTTATTATGGTACAGAACCCTAAAGGTGGCGGATTATCATCATCATTTGGTGGTGGTGGCACACAGCAATTAGGAGGCGTTAAAAAAACAACCGACTTTTTAGATAAAAGTACTTGGTATTTAGCTACCTTTTTATTGGTGTTAATTTTAGCTTCTAACGTAGCAATAAACAAAGGTGGAGATAATGTAGAATCTAAAGCGTTAGACCCAGACACACAATCTACACAACCTTTACCTGTTCCTACCCAAACAGACAACAGTAATACTGCAACAGATTCAACATCTGCAGAATAA
- the groES gene encoding co-chaperone GroES produces MGLNIKPLADRVVIEPAAAETKTASGIIIPDNAKEKPQKGTIVAAGPGTKDEPITVKVGDTVLYGKYAGTELKLEGNDYLIMRESDILAIV; encoded by the coding sequence ATGGGACTAAACATTAAGCCATTAGCAGACAGAGTTGTTATTGAACCTGCTGCAGCAGAAACAAAAACAGCATCAGGTATTATTATACCAGACAACGCAAAAGAAAAACCACAAAAAGGAACCATAGTTGCTGCTGGACCTGGTACAAAAGACGAACCTATTACTGTTAAGGTTGGTGATACCGTTTTATATGGTAAATATGCAGGAACAGAGTTAAAACTAGAAGGTAACGATTATTTAATTATGCGAGAAAGCGATATTCTTGCTATTGTATAA
- the groL gene encoding chaperonin GroEL (60 kDa chaperone family; promotes refolding of misfolded polypeptides especially under stressful conditions; forms two stacked rings of heptamers to form a barrel-shaped 14mer; ends can be capped by GroES; misfolded proteins enter the barrel where they are refolded when GroES binds) produces MAKDIKFDIEARDGLKRGVDALANAVKVTLGPKGRNVIISKSFGAPSVTKDGVSVAKEIELEDAHENMGAQMVKEVASKTNDLAGDGTTTATVLAQAIVKEGLKNVASGANPMDLKRGIDKAVEAITTDLENQAQKVGNSSEKIKQVAAISANNDDTIGELIAQAFEKVGKEGVITVEEAKGMDTYVDVVEGMQFDRGYLSPYFVTDSDKMIADLENPYILLFDKKISNLQEILPILEPVAQSGRPLLIIAEDVDGQALATLVVNKLRGGLKIAAVKAPGFGDRRKAMLEDIAILTGGTVISEERGFTLENADLSMLGTAETVTVDKDNTTIVNGSGDNEAIKARVNQIKAQIETTTSDYDKEKLQERLAKLAGGVAVLYVGAASEVEMKEKKDRVDDALHATRAAVEEGIVAGGGVALVRAKTVLEKLTTDNLDETTGVQIVNKAIEAPLRTIVENAGGEGSVVINKVLEGQKDYGYDAKSEEYVDMLKAGIIDPKKVTRIALENAASVAGMILTTECALIDIKEDAPAAPAMGGGGMPGMM; encoded by the coding sequence ATGGCAAAAGACATAAAATTTGATATTGAAGCACGCGACGGATTAAAACGCGGTGTAGATGCATTAGCAAATGCAGTTAAAGTAACATTAGGCCCTAAAGGAAGAAACGTAATTATTTCTAAAAGCTTTGGAGCGCCTTCTGTAACAAAAGATGGTGTTTCTGTAGCAAAAGAAATAGAATTAGAAGACGCTCATGAAAACATGGGGGCACAAATGGTTAAAGAAGTAGCTAGTAAAACCAACGATTTAGCTGGTGATGGTACTACTACTGCTACCGTTTTAGCTCAAGCTATTGTAAAAGAAGGCTTAAAAAACGTAGCTTCTGGCGCTAACCCAATGGATTTAAAACGCGGTATAGATAAAGCTGTTGAAGCTATCACTACAGATTTAGAAAATCAAGCGCAAAAAGTAGGTAACTCTTCTGAAAAAATAAAACAAGTAGCTGCTATTTCTGCTAACAATGATGACACTATTGGTGAGTTAATTGCTCAAGCTTTTGAAAAAGTTGGTAAAGAAGGTGTTATTACTGTTGAAGAAGCAAAAGGAATGGACACCTATGTTGATGTTGTTGAAGGTATGCAGTTTGATAGAGGTTACCTTTCTCCTTACTTCGTAACAGATTCAGATAAAATGATTGCCGATTTAGAAAATCCATACATCCTTTTATTTGATAAAAAGATTTCTAACTTACAAGAAATTCTTCCAATCTTAGAACCAGTAGCACAATCTGGTCGCCCTCTATTAATCATTGCTGAAGATGTTGATGGACAAGCATTAGCTACTTTAGTAGTTAACAAATTACGTGGTGGTTTAAAAATTGCTGCTGTAAAAGCTCCTGGATTTGGAGACAGACGTAAAGCTATGTTAGAAGACATTGCTATTTTAACTGGCGGAACTGTTATTTCTGAAGAAAGAGGATTTACTCTAGAAAATGCAGACCTATCTATGCTAGGAACTGCTGAAACTGTAACTGTTGATAAAGACAACACTACAATTGTTAACGGTTCTGGAGATAATGAAGCTATTAAAGCAAGAGTAAACCAAATTAAAGCGCAAATTGAAACTACCACTTCAGATTACGATAAAGAAAAGCTACAAGAGCGTTTAGCTAAATTAGCTGGTGGTGTTGCTGTACTTTATGTTGGTGCCGCTTCTGAAGTTGAAATGAAAGAGAAAAAAGACCGCGTTGATGATGCTTTACATGCAACTAGAGCTGCTGTAGAAGAAGGCATTGTTGCTGGTGGTGGTGTTGCATTAGTTAGAGCAAAAACTGTATTAGAGAAACTAACTACCGATAATTTAGATGAAACAACAGGTGTTCAAATTGTAAATAAAGCTATTGAAGCTCCTTTACGTACTATTGTTGAAAACGCAGGTGGCGAAGGTTCTGTAGTAATCAACAAAGTATTAGAAGGTCAAAAAGACTACGGTTACGATGCCAAATCTGAAGAATATGTTGATATGCTTAAAGCAGGAATTATAGATCCTAAAAAAGTAACACGTATTGCTTTAGAAAATGCGGCTTCTGTTGCTGGAATGATTTTAACTACCGAGTGTGCTTTAATCGATATTAAAGAAGATGCTCCTGCTGCACCTGCAATGGGAGGTGGTGGTATGCCAGGTATGATGTAA
- a CDS encoding deoxyribodipyrimidine photo-lyase: protein MAEISVFWFRRDLRLHDNTALNKALSSNQKVLCVFIFDENILNELSKDDARVNFIYQRLKLINKQLQNYKTSLLVLKGKPLDIWKQIAENYQIKTVFSNKDYEPYAINRDVKIAEILKEKGIVFSTFKDQVIHEENDVLKNDGKPYTVFTPYKNKWLDVYKHKTPEKIANTNKFLNTTHVFPTLSDIGFKASSIQVRDYNLNHLGVYKEKRDFPDADITSYLSPHLRFGTVSIREIINKLNKNNSVFLSELIWREFFMQILYHFPHVVTRNFKSKYDGVPWRNNKAEFKKWCEGKTGYPMVDAGMRQLNKTGYMHNRVRMITAGFLCKHLLIDWRRGEAYFAKKLLDYELASNNGNWQWAAGTGCDAAPYFRIFNPIEQLKKFDKNLEYVKKWIPEFGTSDYPEPIVDHKYARQRALATYKEGLQ from the coding sequence ATGGCTGAAATATCAGTTTTTTGGTTTAGAAGAGATTTAAGACTTCATGATAATACCGCATTAAACAAAGCACTTTCTAGTAATCAGAAAGTGCTTTGTGTTTTTATTTTTGATGAAAATATTTTAAATGAATTATCCAAAGATGATGCTAGAGTAAATTTTATTTACCAAAGACTAAAACTGATAAATAAACAGCTTCAAAATTATAAAACATCACTTTTAGTTTTAAAAGGGAAGCCACTTGATATTTGGAAACAAATAGCAGAAAACTATCAAATTAAAACCGTTTTTTCTAATAAAGATTATGAACCATATGCTATAAATAGAGATGTTAAAATAGCCGAAATTTTAAAAGAAAAAGGCATTGTTTTTAGCACTTTTAAAGATCAGGTAATTCATGAGGAAAACGACGTTTTAAAAAATGATGGTAAGCCATATACTGTTTTTACGCCCTATAAAAACAAGTGGTTAGATGTTTATAAACATAAAACACCTGAAAAAATAGCAAATACCAATAAATTTCTAAATACAACACATGTTTTTCCAACATTAAGCGATATAGGTTTTAAAGCTTCTTCTATACAAGTTAGAGATTATAATTTAAATCATTTAGGTGTTTATAAAGAAAAGCGTGATTTTCCAGATGCCGATATTACCAGTTATTTAAGTCCGCATTTACGTTTTGGTACTGTAAGTATTAGAGAAATAATTAATAAGCTAAATAAAAACAATAGCGTGTTTTTAAGCGAGTTAATTTGGCGTGAGTTTTTTATGCAAATATTGTATCATTTTCCGCATGTGGTAACAAGAAATTTTAAATCGAAATACGATGGTGTACCATGGCGCAATAATAAAGCTGAATTTAAAAAGTGGTGTGAAGGAAAAACAGGATATCCTATGGTAGATGCTGGTATGCGTCAATTAAATAAAACAGGTTATATGCACAACCGTGTAAGAATGATAACAGCGGGTTTTTTATGCAAACATTTACTAATTGACTGGAGAAGGGGCGAAGCTTATTTTGCTAAAAAGTTGTTAGATTATGAGCTAGCTTCAAATAATGGAAATTGGCAATGGGCAGCAGGAACAGGTTGTGACGCGGCACCTTATTTTAGAATCTTCAATCCTATAGAACAGTTAAAAAAGTTTGATAAAAACTTAGAATATGTTAAAAAATGGATTCCAGAATTTGGAACATCAGATTACCCAGAACCCATAGTAGATCATAAGTACGCAAGACAAAGAGCTCTTGCAACTTATAAAGAAGGTCTACAATAA
- a CDS encoding heavy-metal-associated domain-containing protein — MKKLITITLLLIGTATFAQNKNAKATTEVDGVCGMCKARIEKACLNTKGVKWAEWNVDTHELKLIFDERKTNLKDIEANILAVGHDVKDKKATDEAYNSVHPCCKYRDIEVKEAH, encoded by the coding sequence ATGAAAAAATTAATCACAATTACATTATTACTAATAGGAACCGCAACCTTTGCACAAAACAAAAATGCCAAAGCAACTACAGAGGTTGATGGTGTTTGCGGTATGTGTAAAGCGCGTATTGAAAAAGCATGTTTAAATACCAAAGGCGTAAAATGGGCCGAATGGAATGTTGATACCCATGAGTTAAAATTGATTTTTGATGAACGTAAAACTAATCTTAAAGATATTGAAGCAAATATACTAGCTGTAGGGCACGATGTAAAAGATAAAAAAGCAACAGATGAGGCTTATAATTCTGTACACCCATGTTGTAAATATCGTGACATAGAGGTTAAAGAAGCACATTAA
- a CDS encoding TonB-dependent receptor encodes MKQLLYMLFLMPLLFSAQEQISGVILEANTQNKNIRLAGANVYWLGTEVGTVTNIDGEFTLQYKKEYTKLVISYVGYKTDTLTITAPKTIKHYLQPTDNLDAVTITSRKQATAKSYLKATNTLTVSSDELLKAACCNLSESFETNPSIDVNFADAITGTRQIKMLGLTSPYILIATENIPSIRGASQAFGLSFIPGTWVESIQITKGAGSVVNGFESIAGQINVELVKPTTDDAFFVNLYGASSERFEINTHINTKVSDKWNTGLYIHGNSHQAKHDVNDDGFLDMPLYNQINIMNRWQYTDANKGFVSFINLKFLNDEKQTGELDFNPNTDKLTTNYWGSEIDTKRYEVSAKFGYVNPNVPWQSLGVQTAFSSHEQKSYFGLNEYNITHNSLYANAIYNSIISDSRNKIKTGVSYTYDHYNEFVNTTDYERTENSVGAFFEYSYDNLELLNLTAGVRIDHHNLLGTFVTPRVHVRYSPWSKSAFRASFGRGKRSANIFTENQQMFSTSRQINILNTGGAVYGLDPEIAWNYGVSYLQGFNFLGRKGDVTFDFYKTDFKNQVVVDWETPTEINFYNLDGKSYANSFQTEINYTPFEGVDLRTAYKYYEVKTDYNSGKLEKPLTPKHRFFANIGYITNREEGATSRWKFDVTYNWLSNQRYASTASNPVQYQLPERTPTVATLNTQITKVFSPKFEVYLGGENITNVRQSNPILGTDDPFGANFDSTFVYGPIFGSMYYAGLRYRIN; translated from the coding sequence ATGAAACAATTATTATATATGTTGTTTCTAATGCCACTACTATTTAGTGCACAAGAGCAAATTAGTGGTGTAATATTAGAAGCAAATACACAAAATAAAAATATAAGGTTAGCAGGTGCTAATGTATATTGGTTAGGTACAGAAGTTGGAACTGTGACTAATATTGATGGAGAATTTACCCTTCAATATAAAAAAGAATACACCAAGTTAGTTATAAGTTATGTTGGGTATAAAACCGATACACTAACTATTACAGCACCTAAAACTATTAAACATTATTTACAACCAACAGATAATTTAGATGCTGTAACAATAACTTCAAGAAAGCAAGCAACTGCAAAGTCTTACTTAAAAGCAACCAATACCCTTACGGTAAGTAGTGACGAATTGCTAAAAGCAGCTTGTTGTAACCTTTCAGAAAGTTTTGAAACAAATCCGTCTATAGATGTCAATTTTGCCGATGCCATTACAGGAACACGCCAAATAAAAATGTTAGGATTAACAAGTCCTTATATTTTAATAGCTACCGAAAATATTCCGTCCATTCGTGGGGCATCACAGGCTTTTGGTTTAAGTTTTATTCCAGGTACGTGGGTAGAGAGTATACAAATTACCAAAGGAGCTGGTAGTGTAGTTAATGGTTTTGAAAGTATTGCAGGACAAATAAATGTAGAACTTGTAAAGCCTACAACTGATGATGCTTTCTTTGTGAACTTATATGGAGCAAGTAGTGAGCGTTTTGAAATTAATACTCATATAAATACTAAGGTATCTGATAAATGGAACACAGGTTTGTATATTCATGGTAATTCACACCAAGCAAAACACGATGTTAATGATGATGGTTTTTTAGATATGCCACTCTATAACCAAATAAATATAATGAACCGCTGGCAGTATACAGATGCTAATAAGGGCTTTGTTAGTTTTATAAATTTGAAATTTTTAAATGATGAAAAACAAACTGGCGAATTAGATTTTAATCCAAATACCGACAAGTTAACAACAAACTATTGGGGAAGCGAAATAGATACCAAGCGCTATGAAGTATCAGCTAAATTTGGTTATGTAAACCCTAATGTACCTTGGCAAAGTTTAGGGGTGCAAACCGCTTTTAGTAGTCATGAACAAAAGTCATATTTTGGCTTAAATGAATACAATATAACGCATAATAGTTTGTATGCCAATGCCATTTATAATTCAATAATAAGTGATTCTCGTAATAAAATAAAAACAGGAGTAAGTTATACTTATGATCATTATAACGAATTTGTAAATACAACAGATTATGAGCGTACCGAAAATTCAGTAGGAGCGTTTTTTGAATATAGTTATGATAATTTAGAGTTACTAAATCTTACGGCAGGTGTGCGTATAGATCATCATAATTTATTAGGTACATTTGTTACACCTCGTGTGCATGTGCGTTATTCGCCTTGGAGTAAATCGGCTTTTAGAGCTTCTTTTGGTAGAGGTAAACGAAGTGCCAATATTTTCACCGAAAACCAACAAATGTTCTCAACCTCTAGACAAATTAATATTTTAAATACTGGTGGTGCTGTTTACGGATTAGATCCTGAAATTGCATGGAATTATGGTGTGTCTTATTTACAAGGGTTTAATTTTTTGGGAAGAAAGGGAGATGTTACTTTCGATTTTTATAAAACCGATTTTAAAAATCAAGTAGTAGTAGATTGGGAAACACCTACCGAGATTAATTTTTATAATCTTGATGGTAAAAGTTATGCCAATAGTTTTCAAACAGAAATAAACTACACACCTTTTGAAGGAGTAGATTTACGTACCGCCTATAAGTATTATGAAGTAAAAACCGATTATAATTCTGGAAAATTAGAAAAACCATTAACACCTAAACATAGGTTTTTTGCTAACATAGGGTATATAACAAATCGTGAAGAAGGTGCAACAAGCCGTTGGAAATTTGATGTTACTTATAATTGGTTAAGTAATCAGCGGTATGCTTCTACTGCTAGCAACCCAGTGCAATATCAATTACCAGAAAGAACGCCAACCGTAGCAACTCTTAATACACAAATTACAAAAGTGTTTTCTCCTAAATTTGAAGTATATTTAGGTGGTGAAAATATCACCAATGTTAGGCAATCAAATCCTATTTTAGGAACAGATGACCCCTTTGGTGCTAATTTTGATTCCACTTTTGTTTATGGTCCAATTTTTGGAAGTATGTATTACGCAGGATTACGATATAGAATTAATTAA
- a CDS encoding exosortase F system-associated protein has translation MSNLTKYILLFVLFGLLVLIRIFENDLFYDPYLVFFQNDYLYVDSPRREVAKLVAFTTLRYVLNTIISLAILFVVFKDKGVIKFSVLVYVIAFVILLFIYLYFVINPKQEDYYMFFNVRRFLIQPIILLLLLPAFYYNKIRK, from the coding sequence ATGAGTAATTTAACCAAATACATTTTGCTGTTTGTGCTTTTTGGGTTACTTGTTTTAATCCGGATTTTTGAGAATGATTTATTTTATGATCCTTATTTGGTGTTTTTTCAAAATGATTATTTATATGTTGATAGTCCTAGACGAGAAGTTGCTAAACTTGTAGCTTTTACAACACTTCGTTATGTGTTAAATACTATAATATCGTTAGCTATTTTATTTGTTGTTTTTAAAGATAAAGGTGTTATTAAGTTTTCTGTTTTAGTTTATGTTATAGCCTTTGTTATTTTACTTTTTATTTATTTATATTTTGTTATAAATCCAAAACAAGAAGACTATTACATGTTTTTTAATGTACGAAGGTTTTTAATTCAACCTATTATTTTGTTATTGTTATTACCTGCTTTTTATTACAATAAAATAAGGAAGTAA
- the xrtF gene encoding exosortase family protein XrtF, giving the protein MKTLLIKYKAVIKFIFKFLLVYIGFSLLYSWYLQVSDGSKFYPDYVTNLVAIQTEAIINILGYNSEVQPHPDEPSMKVIVNGNYLGRVIEGCNSISVIILFVSFIIAFSGTFKTTFLFLLSGSVLIYVVNLLRIVLLSLGLYHYPEKQHVLHTVVFPAIIYGMVFLLWIFWVNRFSKIKTAHE; this is encoded by the coding sequence TTGAAAACACTTCTTATAAAATATAAAGCGGTAATAAAGTTTATTTTTAAGTTTTTATTGGTTTACATTGGGTTTTCATTACTATATAGTTGGTATTTACAAGTGTCTGATGGTTCAAAATTTTATCCAGATTACGTTACTAATTTGGTTGCTATACAAACTGAAGCAATAATAAATATTTTAGGTTATAATTCAGAAGTGCAACCGCACCCCGATGAACCTTCTATGAAAGTAATTGTAAATGGAAACTATTTGGGTAGGGTTATTGAAGGTTGCAATTCAATTAGTGTTATTATTTTGTTTGTTTCTTTTATAATTGCTTTTTCTGGAACATTTAAAACCACTTTTTTGTTTTTACTTTCTGGTAGTGTGTTAATTTATGTGGTTAATTTATTAAGAATAGTGTTGTTATCTCTTGGTTTGTATCATTACCCTGAAAAACAACATGTTTTACATACGGTTGTTTTTCCAGCTATTATTTATGGAATGGTGTTTTTATTATGGATTTTTTGGGTGAATAGGTTTTCTAAAATTAAGACAGCACATGAGTAA